The following is a genomic window from Sciurus carolinensis chromosome 3, mSciCar1.2, whole genome shotgun sequence.
TGCAGGCATGAGAGTAGCCCTCAGAGGTGATAGAGTCCTGGGCCTGCAGGGTCCAGATGGGGCCATCATCTGGGCTGCATGTTTGAGAAACCGCACAGGTGCTTCTTGCCCATGAGTTGAGAGCCACTGTTGCTCTTTTCCCAGCTCAGAGAGAGGGCTGCATTTCCCCTGGGATAGCTGCTGTTCCTGGGTCTGCTGTACTGCAGCCTGTCCTCCCAGATGGCTGGAGGAGTAAGGTTTTCAGGCCCCTGGGGTGAAgttgtccctttttattttgggttgTGCAGACCTTGGATGACCACTTTTGAACTGAGCCAAGGGCAGGTTCAGTATCACGTCCTGGAGGGTGTGTTGGTTTCCATAGAAAAACCCTCCTGCAGTTGCCTGATAAGCCCAGAACAACTTCCGAGCTGTTGACCTCATGCTTCTGCTGTGTTCCGGTCCATGGCATTCTGTGCTGAAATCACGTTTTTCCCCTTTGGGCTGTGTACTGACTTGTCAGTCTGCTAGGGTGCCACACTAGGCTCCCCAGCAAGCTGGCATGCAGTGTGGTAGCTTGTCAGATGCACTGGTTACTCCTTTTGCTGCGTCTTTTTTGGTttgctctttcattctttcaaaagaaaaatgtttactgaTTATCTTGTGTGTTGGGTTCTAGAGCAGATAAACACCTAAGTGACGCCTCCAGCATCTTAGTGAAACCTAGTCCAGTGCTTCTCGGCCTAACTGCCTTGTCTCTCTCCCTCATCAAAGGGTGAGCTTGTCAGCCACGGACTGCTACATTGTGCATGAGATCTACAATGGGGAGAATGCCCAAGACCAGTTTGAATATGAGCTGGAGCAGGCCCTGGAAGCCCAGTACAAGTACATTGTGATCGAGCCCACCCGCATCGGCGATGAGACTGCGCGCTGGATCACCGTGGGCAATTGCCTGCACAAGACGACCGTGCTGGCAGGCACTGCCTGCCTCTTCACCCCATTGGCACTGCCCTTAGATTATTCCCACTATATCTCCCTGCCCGCTGGCGCGCTGAGCCTGGCATGCTGCACCCTCTATGGGATCTCCTGGCAGTTTGACCCTTGCTGCAAGTACCAAGTGGAATACGATGCCTATAAACTGTCCCGCCTGCCTCTGCACACACTCACCTCCTCCACCCCAGTGGTGCTGGTCCGGAAGGACGACCTGCACAGAAAGAGACTGCACAACACGATAGCACTGGCTGCCCTGGTGTACTGTGTAAAGAAGATTTACGAACTCTACGCTGTATGACTTCAGTGGAGCAGGGAGAGGAGCAGAGCCACACAGCCCACAAGAGATGAGAGGATTCAGATTGCCACAGTAACACTTTTTGCTCTGCAAGGCAGCCTGGGAAGGTGTTTGGTTtaatacttgttatttttaaaaaagaacacagatCATGGGTGTACCAAGGGTTTTTTCAGCTCATTACACTAAGATATGGATTTCCATAACCCAGGAGGGGTTCTAAGGCTGTGGAAGTCTGATTGGGCAGTGGAATGTGGATGGAAGCCAATGCTACTGAGGGGGTGTGAACGTgctttgggggggggggtcttgGAGTATATTGTTTAACTGTACCATTCAGAGCCAACCAGAAGCTATTGACCATTATTAAAATTATGAGAATTTCAACTTTGCTGTTCTCTTTGTCCATAATGGTGCCTACAGCTGCTGCTGCACATGGGGTATGCAGGCACTGCGGACACCTCGTGCTCCTCACGCAGCCTAGTGTCACCACTTGTAGCAAGAACTGGTCTGGATCCGAGGTCCTAGAACCAGCCCCTGCCCCGATAAACTAGTGTCCTTGCTGTGGCCAGTTCCGACATGCTGGTGTTCAGGGACATGGTAAAGTAATGGGGCCTAGAGATCACAGGTCTTTCTTTGGGTGCCCCTAGGAAATTCTGGGGCACGAGAACCTTTGTCCAGAAATTCTGGTTTAGGAGGGCACAGGTGCtaacatctttggtttttttttaaagcaccacagctttaaaaaatgtgtggACTGAATTTAACCCATGCCCTAGGTCAAAGGAAGAGCCCTGGCTGGTCTTGGGGGCCATTCCACAGCAGCCCAGTCCTATGCTCCTTTCTTAGCCAAAAGGCATATTATGCACCATCTGCCATGCTCCTGTTGAGGTTTTGGATAAATGGACAATAATCCCCTTTACAAAGGCTGAGGCCTCAGTGGCCCAGTTCTCCCCTAAGAGTCACATAGCAATTATGAAGGACAGTCTTCAAGAGACGGCTAGATTGACCTTTCACCCAGCCGCGAAGGATCCATCAGGAGGGTCTCTGGTCCTCAGAGCCATAAGGAGGCTTCACCCAGGGTGCACAGCAAGGTTCTGGGGGTGGTTAAGCCATTTTTGGTAGGGGAGAtccaaagatttaaaaagtaCCATAGcccacaaaacattttaaaaactttgttgtAAAAATACTAATCATTGAGTGCTGAGTGACAAGATGTTAGGTGTACAGTATGGTTTACATGGTGGCCTTTGGCCAGTGGGAACAATAAAGTGGTAATGGCATTGGGCAAAAGCGATCCTGGACAAACAGGCCTCATCCCAATTGTGTAGGACAAGTTGAAATGCATTGCCCGTGAAAACTCGCAGGCTTTGACAACTGCTGGGCAGGAAATCATGGTAGGTGTTTTTGTAATAGACAGGTCCAGATTTGGAAAGGGAGCTCCATGCCTGGCCTGGCTGTGCTCTTTGCACATCAGATTTCATGGGGGAGGTGGCTAGGATTGGACAGGCTGTGGGACCTCGGGTCAGCCAAGCAGATGCCCTCACCAAAAATAGAAATCAGGTCACACTATACAAAGTGACTCTTGTTAGATGTACTAACTCAGACTGTGAAATGCCATCTTAGTTATGTGGTCCCTGGTCATGCAAGTGAAGCTGCAGTGCCTCTGCAGATAGCAGGGCAGGGATGGGTGTGACCAAGGCAAGGCCATGGGAGCAACAGACACATACCTCCCTCCTCCACAGAGGAGCTGTCACAGCAGGGATCCTGACAAGTGGCTCATGTTCACCTGTGTCATGCCAGTTAGAAATAGCTTTCAGTAACTGCCAACTGAGAGAAAGCAAAGGTCACATGATGCAGATCCTGTGGAAAATCCACCCAAGTCCCATGTGGGTCATTTCAGGGAATGGGTCATGTAACTAATCCAGCAAATCACTTTAATCTTAACTACCCACCCCATCCAGTTTCAGAGAAGCTAACCAGGAAATGTGAAGGGCAGACCCTGATGCTCTTTCCACCTAGGTCTTCTCCTCAGCCTCTTGTGACTCCTCCAGTTTTCACATCTGGTTTAGCCACTATCACGCCCACCTGTCCCAAAAGGGTGGGAGACTTGCTGTGAACCAAGCTGTGCACCCAAGAGACTGTGTTCTCACTGTTTCCCCTCTGCACTTGTTGGCTGGGAAGGAAAAACTGGTTTTAGTTTTCAGTCTCAGTTTTGAGCAGGAAGCACAAGATGGCACCAAAAGACTTGAAAGGAAAGTAGATAGTGTCTTTGAACTTAATCAGATATCTGAAGGCAGAACCAATTAAACAGTGTTTTTCAGACCTCCCAGCAGAATTCAAGATTGAAAGAGggcccaaaaaacaaaaacaaaaaaacctcccAGAACAGAAAAACTAAACTGGAACAGCAGCAAAATGGCTACCCCTGGTGGCAAGTTCTTACATTCAAACACTGTTTCGAAAAGTTCAAGATTAAAATGAAGGTTGTTCAGAGGCCACAAACTGAAGGCAGGCTGTGCAGGTGGAGGCTCAGTCACAGGAAGATGCACTAGTTGCCCTCCACATGAGAACAGGCTGCCTCAGGAGGTCTTGCATTTGTCCAAACCAGTGCTCTCTCCAGAAATGCTTGCTTAATTCCAGAGGTACCTGAAATGACATTTTAGGAGCAACAGAGAACTTGAAGCACACTGATGACAGGCCATTTGGAACATGGTCTCTGGGGCTACAGGCATCATCTAACATTAACACTCCCCTGGAATTTGTCAGCCTCAAGAGCAGGGAGCCCCATGCTCAGCCTCTAGCAAGTAGCTGTATTTTCCTAGATGTTAATAATTACATTTTACGTTATACTTTCTATTCATATgggaaaattatacattttagaaagtttttaaaaatgttaggtAAAGAAACCACCACATGTTCACCACTGGACATGGCTTAAGCATCCACATGGTGAAATGAACCTAAGGTTCCAAGCTTCCTGCACCACAGCTGCAGGCTCATAGGGCTTCGTGGCTCATAGCCACCTGCCACAGTGGCTCCCAAAGCAATACCTTGAACAGTGGCTGTGAGATTCCCTGTCTTCTGAAGATGGAGGACACCATTGCTGAACTCTTTTTTCTGAGGGCAGTATATCCAATGCTGACCATCTTATTTAGTGGACAGGAAAGGACAGCAGCTGGACATGGGTCATTCTAAAAGTGCCAGTCAACAAATGTCTAAGGAGAGGTGTTCTTTCACTTCACTTAGAGGGAGAGCCCTCTCCTTGAACTTGCCACATGCTTGGCAGTTTCACTTGACTTGAGACTGGACTAATTCTGGAACAGTTGCTGCTGCCTCGGCTCCAGCCCACCCTGGACATTGAGAAACTTTCTTTCCTATGTCAGGAATGGGGTGGTGATTCCTGTGGAAGATGAAGAACCACTCATCCTTGTCTATATTCACACTTCATCCATCCAAGGCTTCTGGAATGTCCACAGGATGTGTTGTGAGCCAGGGCACCAGATCTAATCACCCACTTGTTCTTCTACTCCCAGGAAACTTGAAAGCCTCCAGTGCCCTAAACCCAGGCTCTTGTAACTATCTTTATCATCTGTCAGAGGCAGCTGTTTAAAACAAGAGTTGAACAGAGCCAGAGTTAAGTCAGTGCAAGACATCAGCATCATTTGCTAAGAGACTTTTATTCCAACTTGGGGAAGTCTATAATAGACCTACTATTTCAACTTCAGTTTcattagtaggaaaaaaattttccctAAATGAAGAACTCATTGAAGAACCTCAACTATGTACTTTTAATAAATCAAAGGTGGACCCAGGCTGCCTTTCTGGCAATAATGAGTGAATGAACTCCCTCCACCAGGAAATCGGCTACTGCTTCAACTCTCTGCTCACCAGGTCAGTCTCTAAAGGTTTCTTTTTCTAGCGGATGTCTAGGGCCATGCAGGGGTCTTCCTTATGGCTGCTACCTCTTTAGGAAATTCATCTGCTTTGAGTGGTGCCTGGCATCCTGCAAGGCAGTGGTTATAGTCAGCAGGAATATAGGGAATAGCTTTTAGTGCTAAAGCCAGGATTATTTGGGATGTACCACATAACCCATCACACACTAGCCCACCATTTTCTGTGTTGAATGGGCTTTCACAGGACCCtggaaagggatatgaataacGATTTCCTATAACTGCAACCTTCTCTCCCAAGTGCTGGAGGTTGTCTCTGCCAAAGCAAATTGGTTAAGTGATCTTGGATACGTCAAACACGAGAACATCTGGATCAAGTGATGTTATGACATCTGATTCCAAGATAGACATTTTCTAACAATCATCAAGGCTGAAATTCAAGGACATATGGTTCTTCTAGTCACTGAGGTTTATGACTCTTACTGTTCctatcatttatttcatatttttagaaCTGAAACCCATCTCCATGTTTATTCCTTAAGTGTTTATTCCTCACCCCTAGGAAGAAGCTCATTGCCTGTTTGGTTCCTGTTCTCCATCTGCAGAGGCTGCACCATGAACCTGCAGGAGAAATGTTTCTTCAGTCTTTTCTATCTGGAGGGCAAATCACCATTAAAGTTTCAAGCACACCTATCCCTGGTAGAGCAGTCAAGCCTGGGAGATATTGCTTCTCATCATAGCTTGAATTGGTTGGAGTTGCTAGCTCTGGCCAGGATTAGGAATTCTTAGCTTTTCGCTCCTTTCTGGCCCTGTAGGCCATGATGCTAAAGAAGAGCTCAGGAGCCAGAGTTCGAACATAAATGGCCAAGGAAGGCAGCAAGTCAGCCAGGATcacatctttcttcttcttccccacAGCAGCAAGAACATCTTGGGCCACCTCTGCAGGGCTTCGGCCCTGGGCTGTGTTCTTGTCAATagctaaaagaagaaaagcaacacATTAACTTGGAAGCAGAGGTCCCTCTCTTGAGGACTAGCGCTGACGTGAGCCATTGGTCAGCTTGCTGCACTCCCCACTGTGAAGCTGTTCCCAGAGTCTGACAGGAAGCAGATGGCATACCCCTATCCCCGATGGTGTTATATCCTGAAGAAACAAGgaaccattttatatttctaagtgGGTAAGTGGGGGTAAGGAGATGTTGGTGGAACATGGGGACAAGACAGACTGGGGACCCCAGTCAGTGATTGGAACCAATGTGAATACATCTCCTAGTGATCTAATGGCAAAAGTGGAAGGCCAACCAAGGTAGGGTCTCATAGAGCAAGCCCCTTGCACCTGAGCAGCAGCTTCCTGACCTTGGACATGTTTGCTCTTGGAACAACAAATGAATTGAGAATATTATACCATCTATTGAGGTGGGGAGGGCCTTCTGACCCATTATGTGCCACCAGCTCACTGAGTAGGGAGTAGACAGATGTCCCAACTCCCAATGTTGTGTTAGCTAGACAAGAGACAGGAAGAAATCCATAATTCACTTTAGCTATTGGGAAAGACAGCTATGGGTAGTTTAGGGGGTGTCAGGTTAACTAACCCTTCATTAGTGACCTGACATTTTGCTAGCAGAGCAGGACCAGTTAAGCAGTCACTGGCCACTAGCACACACCGTTTGCAATC
Proteins encoded in this region:
- the Tmem11 gene encoding transmembrane protein 11, mitochondrial isoform X1, giving the protein MAAWGRRRLGPGSSGGSSRERVSLSATDCYIVHEIYNGENAQDQFEYELEQALEAQYKYIVIEPTRIGDETARWITVGNCLHKTTVLAGTACLFTPLALPLDYSHYISLPAGALSLACCTLYGISWQFDPCCKYQVEYDAYKLSRLPLHTLTSSTPVVLVRKDDLHRKRLHNTIALAALVYCVKKIYELYAV
- the Tmem11 gene encoding transmembrane protein 11, mitochondrial isoform X2, with product MATSLPGREGQARHRGGIGFGVSLSATDCYIVHEIYNGENAQDQFEYELEQALEAQYKYIVIEPTRIGDETARWITVGNCLHKTTVLAGTACLFTPLALPLDYSHYISLPAGALSLACCTLYGISWQFDPCCKYQVEYDAYKLSRLPLHTLTSSTPVVLVRKDDLHRKRLHNTIALAALVYCVKKIYELYAV